One window of Nocardia nova SH22a genomic DNA carries:
- the ftsW gene encoding putative lipid II flippase FtsW, whose translation MTKPARKPVGTWFGAWLARPLADFHLVVTIATLLTVLGLVMVLSASSVEAYADGGSAYSLFVQQAFFAGLGAVLFYLALRIPLRVLRQLSFPLFAFSVLLLVLVLIPGIGSQVQGSRRWFDLGFVSLQPSEIVKVTLIVWGAHLLATRRGGRMGYKEILVPLVPAGLLVCLLIVLEPNLSTTIAVGLVLVALLWFGGLPVRLFVTIAVSGMVAAGVLALSAGYRSDRMRAFFSPGDDPQGIGYQARQALFSLADGGIWGRGLGQSRAKWSYLPNAHNDFIFAIIGEELGFLGCALVLGLFALFVFVGLRIASRSSDPFLRLLTAAATTWITGQALINIGYVVGLLPVTGLQLPLVSAGGSSLAITLMMFGLIASAARQEPEAVAALKAGQDGRFSRLLRLPVPETYAPARTRRAVVPAARRRELPPARKKPGKSRGGGKGRGGAPVPPRRSIDSDTARRRSADPGRREARGASSWRSTRAWEPSYPMKHARERGNSR comes from the coding sequence CGGCGCGCAAGCCCGTGGGCACCTGGTTCGGTGCCTGGCTGGCGCGCCCACTGGCCGACTTCCACCTCGTCGTCACCATCGCCACCCTGCTCACCGTGCTCGGGCTGGTGATGGTGCTGTCGGCGTCGAGTGTGGAGGCCTATGCCGACGGCGGTTCGGCGTATTCGCTGTTCGTCCAGCAGGCGTTCTTCGCCGGACTCGGCGCCGTGCTGTTCTATCTGGCACTGCGGATTCCGCTGCGCGTGCTGCGCCAGTTGTCGTTCCCGTTGTTCGCGTTCTCGGTGCTGCTGCTGGTGCTGGTCCTGATTCCCGGCATCGGCTCGCAGGTGCAGGGTTCGCGGCGCTGGTTCGATCTGGGATTCGTCTCGCTGCAGCCCTCGGAGATCGTCAAGGTCACCCTGATCGTGTGGGGCGCGCACCTGCTGGCCACCCGGCGCGGCGGGCGGATGGGCTACAAGGAGATCCTGGTGCCGCTGGTACCGGCCGGTCTGCTCGTCTGCCTGCTGATCGTGCTGGAACCCAACCTGTCGACCACCATCGCGGTCGGTCTGGTGCTGGTGGCACTGCTGTGGTTCGGCGGCCTGCCGGTGCGGCTGTTCGTGACGATCGCGGTGTCGGGCATGGTCGCGGCGGGGGTTCTCGCGCTGTCGGCCGGATATCGCTCCGATCGCATGCGCGCGTTCTTCAGTCCGGGTGACGATCCGCAGGGCATCGGCTACCAGGCGCGCCAGGCGCTGTTCTCCCTCGCCGACGGCGGGATCTGGGGCCGCGGTCTGGGACAGAGCCGGGCCAAGTGGAGCTATCTGCCCAACGCGCACAACGACTTCATCTTCGCCATCATCGGTGAGGAACTCGGATTCCTCGGATGTGCCCTGGTCCTCGGGCTTTTCGCACTGTTCGTCTTCGTGGGGCTGCGGATCGCGAGTCGTTCGTCCGATCCGTTCCTGCGGCTGCTGACGGCCGCGGCGACCACCTGGATCACCGGCCAGGCGCTGATCAACATCGGCTACGTGGTGGGGCTGCTGCCGGTAACCGGTCTGCAGCTGCCGCTGGTGTCGGCGGGCGGTTCGTCGCTGGCGATCACCCTGATGATGTTCGGCCTGATCGCGAGCGCGGCACGGCAGGAACCGGAGGCGGTCGCGGCCCTGAAAGCGGGACAGGACGGCCGGTTCAGCCGGTTGCTGCGACTTCCGGTTCCGGAGACCTACGCACCCGCGCGCACCCGTCGCGCGGTGGTGCCCGCGGCGCGACGCCGGGAGTTGCCGCCCGCTCGCAAGAAGCCGGGCAAGTCCCGTGGCGGCGGTAAGGGCCGGGGTGGGGCGCCGGTGCCACCGCGGCGCTCGATAGATTCGGATACGGCACGGCGGCGTAGCGCGGATCCCGGCCGCCGGGAGGCGCGCGGGGCGTCCTCGTGGCGCTCGACCCGGGCCTGGGAGCCCAGCTATCCGATGAAACATGCGAGAGAACGAGGTAATTCGAGGTGA
- the murG gene encoding undecaprenyldiphospho-muramoylpentapeptide beta-N-acetylglucosaminyltransferase, whose translation MTTGESGTTVSGQRTLSVIVAGGGTAGHIEPAMAVADALRRLDPSIRITALGTSRGLETTLIPERGYPLELIPPVPLPRKPTADLLRLPGRIRAAVARTRAVIDEVQADVIIGFGGYVCVPAYLAAGRGVLGRSRKVPLVVHEANVKAGIANKLGARRAARVLAAVPNSGVHARGRGDAEVVGIPVRESIATLDRAGLRDRAREYFGLPARGPMLLVFGGSQGARRLNEAVSGAAAQLLAAGVSVLHAHGPKNTLDLGGIDPDAGRDGAKYVAVPYLSRMDLAYAAADAAVCRSGAMTVAEVSAVGLPAFYVPLPHGNGEQEFNARPIVAQGGGRIVADAEMTPKYVIDEVIALLTDPAALTNMSVAAAGAGHRDAADEVARIVVEVAGR comes from the coding sequence GTGACAACCGGCGAGAGCGGGACGACGGTTTCCGGGCAACGGACGCTCTCGGTGATCGTCGCCGGTGGGGGAACGGCCGGGCATATCGAACCCGCGATGGCGGTCGCCGATGCCCTGCGGCGCCTGGATCCCTCGATCCGGATCACCGCGCTGGGCACCAGTCGCGGACTGGAGACCACGCTGATTCCCGAGCGCGGCTATCCGCTGGAACTGATTCCGCCGGTCCCGCTGCCGCGCAAGCCCACCGCCGATCTGCTGCGGCTGCCCGGCCGGATCCGCGCGGCCGTCGCCCGCACCCGCGCGGTGATCGACGAGGTGCAGGCCGACGTGATCATCGGATTCGGCGGATACGTCTGTGTCCCCGCCTATCTGGCGGCCGGGCGCGGCGTTCTCGGTCGTTCGCGGAAGGTGCCGCTGGTCGTGCACGAGGCCAATGTGAAGGCCGGAATCGCGAACAAGCTGGGCGCCCGTCGGGCGGCGCGAGTGCTTGCCGCCGTACCGAATTCGGGGGTGCACGCGCGCGGTCGCGGCGATGCCGAGGTCGTCGGGATCCCGGTGCGCGAGTCGATCGCCACTTTGGATCGCGCGGGTCTGCGCGACCGGGCCCGCGAGTATTTCGGACTGCCCGCGCGGGGACCGATGCTGCTGGTCTTCGGCGGTTCCCAGGGCGCGCGCCGCTTGAACGAGGCGGTCTCCGGCGCCGCCGCGCAACTGCTGGCGGCCGGGGTCTCGGTCCTGCACGCGCACGGTCCGAAGAACACCCTGGATCTCGGCGGCATCGATCCCGACGCGGGGCGTGACGGCGCGAAATACGTTGCGGTGCCGTATCTGTCGCGGATGGATCTGGCCTATGCGGCCGCCGACGCCGCGGTGTGCCGATCGGGTGCGATGACCGTGGCCGAGGTGTCGGCGGTCGGGCTGCCCGCGTTCTACGTGCCGCTGCCGCACGGCAACGGCGAGCAGGAATTCAACGCCCGCCCGATCGTGGCCCAGGGTGGTGGCAGAATTGTCGCCGACGCGGAGATGACGCCGAAGTATGTGATCGACGAGGTGATCGCGCTGCTCACCGATCCGGCCGCCCTGACGAACATGTCGGTCGCCGCCGCCGGTGCCGGGCATCGCGACGCCGCGGACGAGGTGGCGCGAATCGTGGTGGAGGTGGCGGGCAGGTGA
- the murC gene encoding UDP-N-acetylmuramate--L-alanine ligase: MVGIGGAGMSGIARILLARGGQVSGSDAKESRGVLALRARGAQVRIGHDASALDLLPGGPSVVVTTYAAIPKTNPELVEANRRGVPVLLRPAVLAELMRGHHTLLVSGTHGKTSTTSMLVVALQHCGFDPSFAVGGELNEAGTNAHHGTGGYFVAEADESDGSLLQYDPDVAVVTNIESDHLDFFGSDEAYVQVFDDFVARLAPGGLLVVCLDDPGSLALARRVADRVAAGELDIRVAGYGSADLSDVPVPVEARLLAWEPRDVGGLATVQLGGETTPRTLRLSVPGRHMALNALAALVAARAAGADLDEILQGLEGFGGVHRRFQFVGRENGVRVFDDYAHHPTEVRAVLGAAAELVRQEAAGGARSRPGRVIVVFQPHLYSRTATFAAEFGAALSLADEVVVLDVYGAREKPLPGVNGALVAQAVTKPVHYQPDMSRVGRQAASLARPGDVVITMGAGDVTMLGSQILDGLRVRPPSGR; encoded by the coding sequence ATGGTCGGGATCGGCGGCGCCGGAATGTCGGGCATCGCGCGGATTCTGCTGGCACGCGGCGGACAGGTGTCGGGATCGGATGCCAAGGAGAGCCGGGGCGTGCTTGCCCTGCGGGCGCGGGGCGCGCAGGTGCGGATCGGGCACGATGCGAGCGCGCTGGATCTGCTGCCCGGTGGGCCCAGTGTCGTGGTGACCACCTATGCCGCCATTCCGAAGACCAATCCCGAACTGGTGGAGGCGAACCGGCGCGGGGTGCCGGTGCTGCTGCGGCCCGCGGTCCTGGCCGAGCTGATGCGCGGGCATCACACCCTGCTGGTCTCGGGCACCCACGGCAAGACCTCGACCACCTCGATGCTGGTGGTCGCTCTGCAGCACTGCGGATTCGACCCGTCGTTCGCGGTCGGCGGCGAGCTGAACGAGGCGGGAACCAACGCCCACCACGGCACCGGCGGCTACTTCGTGGCCGAGGCCGACGAGTCGGACGGCTCACTGCTGCAATACGATCCGGACGTCGCGGTGGTCACCAACATCGAATCCGATCACCTGGACTTCTTCGGTTCCGACGAGGCCTACGTCCAGGTCTTCGACGATTTCGTGGCCCGGCTCGCGCCCGGTGGCCTGCTCGTGGTGTGCCTGGACGATCCGGGATCGCTGGCCCTGGCCCGGCGGGTCGCCGACCGGGTCGCCGCCGGGGAACTCGACATCCGGGTCGCCGGTTACGGTTCCGCGGACCTGTCCGACGTGCCGGTGCCGGTGGAGGCCCGGCTGCTGGCCTGGGAGCCGCGCGATGTGGGCGGACTGGCCACCGTGCAACTCGGCGGCGAAACGACGCCGCGAACCCTGCGGCTGTCGGTGCCCGGCCGCCACATGGCCCTCAACGCGCTGGCGGCGTTGGTCGCCGCGCGGGCCGCGGGCGCCGATCTGGACGAGATCCTGCAGGGGCTGGAAGGTTTCGGTGGCGTGCACCGCCGGTTCCAGTTCGTGGGCCGGGAGAACGGTGTGCGGGTCTTCGACGACTACGCGCACCATCCCACCGAGGTCCGCGCGGTCCTGGGCGCGGCGGCGGAGCTGGTCCGCCAGGAGGCCGCCGGTGGGGCGCGCTCGCGGCCCGGCCGGGTGATCGTGGTGTTCCAGCCGCATCTGTACAGCCGCACCGCCACCTTCGCCGCGGAATTCGGCGCGGCGCTGTCGCTGGCCGACGAGGTGGTCGTCCTCGATGTCTACGGTGCGCGGGAGAAGCCGCTGCCGGGAGTCAACGGCGCCTTGGTGGCACAGGCGGTGACGAAACCCGTGCACTACCAACCGGATATGTCGCGGGTCGGGCGGCAGGCCGCGAGCCTGGCACGGCCCGGCGATGTGGTGATCACGATGGGCGCCGGTGACGTGACGATGCTCGGCAGCCAGATCCTGGACGGCCTGCGGGTGCGTCCGCCGTCGGGGCGGTGA
- a CDS encoding cell division protein FtsQ/DivIB, translating to MWGIPVVVVVIVLLVVAYFTPLLSVRTVRVEGLSAVPEQDVRAVLQIPDGRSMLRIDTDAIARRVAALPKVRSARVQREYPSTVRVTVDERRAVLFFDSPQGTHLVDTEGVEFAIEPAPPGVPKLTTAHPGGADPLTRAAVTVLDAAPPALRAQVGEVAARSVSDIELHLRDGRTVVWGGADDSERKAAVVLPVLTREGTVFDVSSPDLVTVR from the coding sequence TTGTGGGGCATCCCGGTCGTCGTCGTGGTGATCGTGCTGCTCGTGGTGGCCTATTTCACCCCGCTGCTGTCGGTGCGGACGGTCCGGGTCGAGGGACTGTCGGCCGTACCGGAGCAGGATGTGCGTGCGGTGCTGCAGATTCCGGACGGCCGCTCCATGCTGCGCATCGATACCGACGCGATCGCGCGGCGGGTCGCGGCACTGCCGAAGGTCCGCTCCGCGCGGGTGCAACGGGAGTATCCGTCGACCGTGCGGGTCACGGTCGACGAGCGCCGGGCCGTGCTGTTCTTCGACAGTCCGCAGGGCACCCATCTGGTCGACACCGAGGGCGTCGAATTCGCGATCGAACCGGCGCCGCCCGGTGTCCCGAAACTCACCACCGCGCATCCGGGTGGTGCGGATCCGCTGACCCGGGCCGCGGTGACGGTGCTCGACGCGGCACCGCCCGCCCTCCGCGCGCAGGTGGGAGAGGTTGCGGCGCGGTCGGTTTCGGATATCGAGTTGCACCTGCGTGACGGGCGTACGGTGGTGTGGGGCGGAGCCGACGATTCCGAACGCAAGGCCGCGGTGGTACTTCCGGTGCTGACGCGCGAGGGAACGGTATTCGACGTTTCCAGCCCCGATCTGGTAACGGTAAGATAG
- the ftsZ gene encoding cell division protein FtsZ, which translates to MTPPHNYLAVIKVVGIGGGGVNAVNRMIEQGLKGVEFIAVNTDAQALLMSDADVKLDVGRELTRGLGAGADPEVGRKAAEDHKDEIEEVLKGADMVFVTAGEGGGTGTGGAPVVASIARKLGALTIGVVTRPFSFEGKRRSNQAEAGIQALRESCDTLIVIPNDRLLQLGDAAVSLMDAFRSADEVLLNGVQGITDLITTPGLINVDFADVKSVMSGAGSALMGIGSSRGEGRSVKAAEAAINSPLLEASMDGAHGVLLSIAGGSDLGLFEINEAASLVQEAAHIEANIIFGTVIDDSLGDEVRVTVIAAGFDGGTPARRIEPAGRTNIGAGRAGDIGQTTARTRDFGSARQTEPERPAEPAPARGPAPSYEPRPATEPTIAHNSRNHIQPPDEDTDDDVDVPSFMRR; encoded by the coding sequence ATGACGCCCCCGCACAACTACCTTGCAGTGATCAAGGTCGTCGGTATCGGCGGCGGCGGCGTGAACGCCGTCAACCGAATGATCGAACAGGGACTCAAGGGAGTCGAGTTCATCGCCGTCAACACCGACGCGCAAGCGCTGCTGATGAGTGATGCGGACGTCAAACTCGACGTCGGCCGCGAACTCACCCGCGGTCTCGGAGCCGGTGCCGACCCGGAGGTGGGCCGCAAGGCGGCCGAGGACCACAAGGACGAGATCGAAGAGGTCCTCAAGGGCGCCGACATGGTCTTCGTGACCGCCGGTGAGGGTGGTGGCACCGGAACCGGTGGCGCGCCCGTGGTGGCCTCGATCGCCCGCAAGCTCGGCGCGCTGACCATAGGTGTGGTGACGCGGCCGTTCTCCTTCGAGGGCAAGCGCCGCAGCAATCAGGCCGAGGCCGGAATCCAGGCGCTGCGCGAATCCTGCGACACCCTGATCGTGATCCCGAACGACCGGCTGCTGCAGCTCGGCGACGCCGCGGTGAGTCTGATGGACGCCTTCCGCTCCGCCGACGAGGTGCTGCTCAACGGTGTTCAGGGCATCACCGACCTGATCACCACCCCGGGCCTGATCAACGTCGACTTCGCCGACGTCAAGAGCGTCATGTCCGGTGCGGGGTCGGCCCTGATGGGTATCGGCTCCTCCCGGGGCGAGGGCAGATCGGTGAAGGCCGCGGAGGCCGCGATCAACTCGCCGCTGCTGGAGGCGTCGATGGACGGTGCGCACGGCGTGCTGCTGTCGATCGCCGGTGGTTCCGATCTCGGCCTGTTCGAGATCAACGAGGCCGCCTCGCTGGTGCAGGAGGCCGCGCACATCGAGGCCAACATCATCTTCGGCACGGTGATCGACGATTCGCTCGGCGACGAGGTGCGGGTCACCGTCATCGCCGCCGGATTCGACGGCGGCACCCCCGCCCGGCGCATCGAACCCGCGGGCCGGACCAATATCGGCGCGGGCCGGGCCGGTGATATCGGCCAGACCACGGCCCGGACCAGAGATTTCGGTTCCGCCCGGCAGACCGAGCCCGAGCGTCCGGCCGAACCGGCGCCCGCCCGCGGCCCGGCCCCGTCCTACGAACCGCGCCCGGCCACCGAGCCGACCATCGCCCACAACAGCCGCAACCACATCCAGCCGCCCGACGAGGACACCGACGACGACGTGGACGTGCCCTCGTTCATGCGGCGCTGA
- the pgeF gene encoding peptidoglycan editing factor PgeF: MTQVSVRTRRVTTTRAGGFSRAPYDSFNLGDHVGDDPEAVRRNRIRLAEVIGLAPERLVWMEQVHGRHVEIVDGPRAEPVPVTDALVTTVPGLALVVLTADCVPILLSDDEAGVIAAVHAGRVGARIGIVPRVLEVMASLGARPERIGAFLGPAADGDRYEVPAAMRADVEAHLPGSATTTRQGTPGLDLRAGIRRQLEQAGVGAVAVDPRGTISDRTLFSHRREAPTGRIAGVVWMEEDQR, from the coding sequence ATGACACAGGTTTCGGTCCGGACCCGGCGGGTGACCACCACGCGGGCGGGCGGGTTCTCGCGCGCGCCCTACGATTCGTTCAATCTCGGTGATCACGTCGGCGACGATCCGGAGGCCGTGCGCCGGAACCGGATTCGCCTGGCGGAGGTGATCGGCCTGGCCCCGGAGCGGCTGGTGTGGATGGAACAGGTGCACGGCCGCCATGTCGAGATCGTCGACGGCCCGCGCGCGGAACCGGTCCCGGTGACCGATGCGCTGGTGACCACGGTTCCCGGGCTGGCACTGGTGGTGCTGACCGCCGATTGTGTGCCGATCCTGCTGTCCGACGACGAGGCGGGCGTGATCGCCGCGGTACACGCCGGGCGGGTCGGCGCGCGGATCGGCATCGTGCCCCGGGTGCTCGAGGTGATGGCGTCGCTCGGCGCGCGACCCGAGCGCATCGGCGCCTTCCTCGGGCCCGCCGCCGACGGTGACCGGTACGAGGTCCCGGCGGCCATGCGCGCCGATGTGGAGGCGCATCTGCCCGGCAGCGCCACCACGACCCGGCAGGGAACTCCGGGTCTGGATCTGCGGGCCGGGATCCGCCGTCAGCTCGAACAGGCCGGTGTGGGTGCGGTCGCGGTCGACCCGCGCGGCACCATCTCCGACCGGACCCTGTTCAGCCATCGCCGCGAGGCCCCGACCGGACGGATCGCCGGTGTCGTCTGGATGGAGGAGGACCAGCGGTGA
- a CDS encoding YggS family pyridoxal phosphate-dependent enzyme: MRSALDRLEERIDAACRAAGRDRASVRLLPVTKYFPASDIEILYHLGRREFGESREQEGAAKVASLRHLAQMRWHMIGRLQRNKAKSVVRWADTVHSVDSDRLVRALDTAAGAARDEGARTGELRVLLQVSLDRDPARGGVVPDDLPALADQVEKTENLQLGGLMAIPPLGVDPDTAFAELAGLHDALLRTHPGASELSAGMSGDLEAAVRHGSTCVRVGTDLMGARPITSQ, encoded by the coding sequence CTGCGGTCCGCGCTCGACCGTCTCGAGGAGCGCATCGACGCGGCCTGCCGCGCGGCCGGGCGTGATCGCGCGAGTGTGCGCCTGCTGCCGGTGACCAAGTATTTCCCGGCCTCCGATATCGAGATCCTGTATCACCTCGGCCGCCGGGAATTCGGCGAATCGCGCGAACAGGAGGGCGCCGCCAAGGTGGCGTCATTGCGACATCTGGCGCAGATGCGCTGGCACATGATCGGCCGTTTACAGCGCAACAAGGCGAAATCTGTTGTGCGCTGGGCCGATACGGTGCATTCTGTGGATTCCGACCGATTGGTGAGGGCACTGGACACCGCGGCCGGCGCCGCCCGGGACGAGGGGGCGCGCACCGGCGAGTTGCGTGTGCTACTGCAGGTCAGTCTGGATCGCGACCCGGCTCGGGGCGGTGTCGTGCCGGATGATCTGCCCGCCCTCGCCGATCAGGTCGAAAAGACGGAGAATCTGCAGCTAGGGGGACTGATGGCGATTCCGCCGCTCGGTGTGGATCCGGACACGGCATTCGCCGAACTGGCCGGTCTGCACGACGCATTGTTGCGAACGCATCCCGGTGCGAGCGAATTGTCGGCAGGTATGTCCGGCGACCTGGAGGCCGCGGTCCGACACGGGTCTACCTGCGTGCGTGTCGGTACCGACCTGATGGGCGCGCGACCGATAACCTCGCAATAG
- a CDS encoding cell division protein SepF, protein MSTLHRFKAYFGMVPLEEYEDDYVDDRGPMGPDDRGRRSRFADDSYDTGRSHFGDERFGDDAGYPEPAYKAPYQAGYSVPRRSEFADESYSDDRYEPVRRPTRIESAPSGRSRGLGGGTPMVRGTTHGALAVDPEAERRLEERRLEERARFEPAPRRAPVFEDGGPLSKITTLRPRTYAEAAIIGERFRDGTPVIMDLVEMSNADARRLVDFAAGLAFALRGSFDKVATKVFLLSPSDVDVSAEERRRIAENGFYNQK, encoded by the coding sequence ATGAGTACGCTGCACAGGTTCAAGGCTTACTTCGGGATGGTTCCGCTCGAAGAATACGAGGACGACTACGTCGACGATCGCGGTCCGATGGGGCCCGACGATCGCGGCCGCCGGTCCCGTTTCGCCGACGATTCCTACGACACCGGCCGCTCGCATTTCGGTGACGAGCGCTTCGGTGACGACGCCGGCTATCCGGAACCGGCCTACAAGGCGCCGTATCAGGCGGGCTACTCGGTGCCGCGGCGCTCGGAGTTCGCCGACGAGTCCTACTCCGACGACCGCTACGAGCCGGTGCGCCGCCCGACGCGGATCGAGTCCGCGCCCTCGGGCCGTTCGCGCGGACTCGGTGGCGGCACTCCGATGGTGCGTGGCACCACCCACGGCGCGCTGGCGGTCGATCCCGAGGCCGAACGGCGGCTGGAAGAGCGGAGGCTGGAGGAGCGCGCCCGGTTCGAGCCGGCTCCGCGGCGGGCCCCCGTCTTCGAGGACGGAGGTCCGTTGTCCAAGATCACGACACTACGTCCGCGCACCTATGCCGAGGCCGCGATCATCGGCGAGCGTTTCCGTGACGGCACTCCGGTGATCATGGACCTGGTCGAGATGAGCAACGCCGACGCCCGCCGCCTGGTGGATTTCGCCGCCGGACTGGCGTTCGCGCTGCGTGGTTCCTTCGACAAGGTGGCCACCAAGGTGTTCCTGCTCTCACCGTCGGATGTCGACGTATCGGCCGAGGAGCGCCGCCGGATCGCCGAAAACGGCTTCTACAACCAGAAATAA
- a CDS encoding YggT family protein — translation MALFQVLYVLLFLFWLLLISRVIVEFIRSFARDWHPRGFVAVVLEAIFTITDPPVKLLRRLIPPVNLGGIRLDLSIMVLLFIVFILMSIVSRLGQPIAPV, via the coding sequence GTGGCCTTGTTTCAGGTGCTGTATGTACTCCTGTTCCTCTTCTGGCTGTTGTTGATCAGCCGAGTGATCGTCGAGTTCATCCGCAGCTTCGCGCGCGACTGGCATCCGCGTGGGTTCGTCGCCGTCGTACTGGAGGCGATCTTCACGATCACCGATCCGCCGGTGAAACTGCTGAGGCGCCTGATACCTCCGGTGAACTTGGGGGGAATTCGGCTCGATCTTTCGATTATGGTCCTGCTTTTCATCGTGTTCATTCTCATGTCCATCGTCAGCAGGCTCGGGCAGCCGATAGCTCCGGTGTGA
- a CDS encoding DivIVA domain-containing protein yields MPLTPADVHNVAFSKPPIGKRGYNEDEVDAFLDLVEQELSRLIEENADLRQRVAELDAELADAKKARPAPQAVKPAPPQPEPPKPAPVAPPVPVPAPAPVAVKDNSAADANLQAAKVLSLAQEMADRLTTDAKAEAEQLLSNARANSERMVSEAQTRSDAMVGEARQKADSLLTDAQTRSDSQLRQAKEKADALQADAERKHTEIMATITQQRSVLESRIEQLKTFEREYRVRLKSYLESQLEELENRGSAVPVDGGEAFEAVSNNHAPASFAKGGK; encoded by the coding sequence ATGCCGCTGACTCCAGCCGATGTGCACAACGTCGCGTTCAGCAAACCGCCGATCGGGAAGCGCGGCTACAACGAGGACGAAGTCGACGCCTTCCTCGACCTGGTCGAACAGGAGCTCTCGCGCCTCATCGAGGAGAACGCCGACCTGCGCCAGCGGGTTGCCGAGCTCGATGCCGAGCTGGCCGATGCGAAGAAGGCGCGTCCGGCGCCCCAGGCGGTGAAACCGGCTCCGCCGCAACCGGAACCGCCGAAACCCGCCCCCGTGGCGCCGCCGGTGCCGGTTCCCGCGCCGGCGCCCGTCGCGGTCAAGGACAACTCCGCCGCGGATGCGAATCTGCAGGCCGCGAAGGTGCTGAGCCTGGCGCAGGAGATGGCCGACCGGCTCACCACCGACGCCAAGGCCGAGGCCGAGCAACTGCTGTCGAACGCGCGCGCGAACTCCGAGCGAATGGTCAGCGAGGCGCAGACCCGCTCCGACGCGATGGTCGGCGAGGCCCGCCAGAAGGCCGACTCGTTGCTGACCGACGCGCAGACCCGTTCCGACAGCCAGCTGCGGCAGGCCAAGGAGAAGGCCGACGCGCTGCAGGCCGACGCCGAGCGCAAGCACACCGAGATCATGGCGACCATCACCCAGCAGCGCAGCGTGCTGGAGAGCCGGATCGAACAGCTGAAGACCTTCGAGCGCGAGTACCGCGTGCGGCTGAAGTCCTACCTGGAATCGCAGCTCGAGGAGCTGGAGAACCGGGGTTCGGCGGTTCCGGTCGACGGTGGCGAGGCATTCGAGGCAGTATCGAACAATCACGCACCGGCGTCGTTCGCCAAGGGCGGCAAATAA